Proteins co-encoded in one Theileria equi strain WA chromosome 3, complete sequence genomic window:
- a CDS encoding signal peptide-containing protein (encoded by transcript BEWA_003490A) produces the protein MRIPALIIAVCVFRLCGKSWGGRLEGLSYPGVHGASVVDGDGNEDEDVVVSGQFTSRISASTADEAHDSEDEEDDIVKAVTDVECKRNPDNAEDEDFDDDEEEDYNTAKVRLYIVDLSNGDMRETCRRSRRMFTSDANRTRKSRRSRPKDIDITDPDENLCKSFDYYYDDVPTKFIVPNRRYTIGKLLDGATEIWKAENGESCTYCYLHYRDKTPILVHMLEETKTGENFKTLIKGENRVWGNAYSYSDALSRLRIPVEQTTQFLLNLTADSDTAECRIFNSTINDVTVRFYIPMSGFHANKVYSGAKELWACGSTKSVFSSIKGTPKERVIILTAYFKDGRHHLIKMITKDSNGKSDSIHFEERSGDWDFINSNIFEDKRKKLGKVSTS, from the coding sequence ATGAGGATTCCTGCATTAATCATCGCAGTCTGCGTCTTCAGGCTTTGCGGGAAGAGTTGGGGTGGTCGGCTCGAAGGGTTAAGCTACCCTGGCGTCCACGGAGCCTCTGTTGTTGACGGCGACGGGAATGAAGACGAAGATGTTGTAGTATCTGGACAGTTCACCTCAAGAATCTCCGCATCCACTGCCGACGAAGCTCATGATtctgaagatgaggaagatgacATTGTAAAGGCCGTCACTGATGTCGAATGCAAAAGGAATCCAGATAACGCTGAAGACGAGGATTTTGACGATGACGAAGAGGAGGACTACAACACAGCAAAGGTTCGTCTGTACATAGTTGACTtgtctaatggagatatGCGGGAAACGTGTCGACGTAGTAGACGTATGTTCACGAGCGACGCAAACAGAACACGCAAATCTAGACGTTCACGTCCAAAGGATATTGACATTACCGATCCAGATGAGAACCTTTGCAAATCTTTTGACTATTACTATGACGATGTTCCCACCAAGTTTATCGTTCCAAACAGAAGATACACCATCGGAAAGTTGTTGGACGGAGCTACAGAGATTTGGAAGGCTGAGAACGGAGAGAGCTGTACGTATTGCTACCTGCATTACAGGGATAAAACGCCAATTCTAGTACACATGCTCGAGGAAACAAAGACTGGAGAAAACTTTAAAACTCTTATTAAGGGGGAGAATAGAGTTTGGGGTAATGCATACAGCTACTCTGATGCATTATCCAGATTGCGAATTCCCGTAGAACAAACTACACAGTTCCTTTTGAACTTGACTGCTGACAGTGATACCGCTGAGTGCAGGATATTTAACTCTACAATTAATGATGTCACCGTACGGTTCTACATTCCAATGTCAGGATTTCATGCGAACAAGGTCTACTCTGGTGCAAAAGAACTTTGGGCATGCGGATCGACTAAAAGTGTGTTTTCCTCCATCAAAGGTACACCCAAGGAGAGAGTGATAATCCTAACGGCATATTTCAAGGATGGAAGGCACCACCTCATTAAAATGATCACGAAAGATAGTAACGGGAAAAGCGACTCAATTCATTTTGAGGAGAGAAGTGGTGATTGGGACTTTATCAACTCCAACATCTTTGAAGATAAAAGGAAAAAACTTGGAAAGGTCTCGACGAGCTAA
- a CDS encoding leucine aminopeptidase, putative (encoded by transcript BEWA_003500A) yields the protein MYTNYLPRCSIGLESPGNCGLTSFCTCQDPQILGRNTLEHITVNPDGAFTVDLVLGCGKKSEFALTDLHGLTKTVAKHKVEKAALVLEGLETDFIEGFLTGVLADLAVDNRFKKDGKHDYDLKDVLVFHSDKDVEHTEERSKVFASAMHLTKELVTSPPNYATTTSVANFLETHFKGLGLEFKVLEKDECERLGMGAYLAVSQGSAHPPKFLHATYKGEGPIKKKIAFVGKGIMFDAGGYNVKNATTLIHLMKFDMGGMATVFGAAEAIAKLKPKHVEVHFISATCENMVDANSYRPGDIVTASNGKTIEVINTDCEGRMTLADALCYADNLDVDMILDIATLTGTQIVALGQRYSGFYASNEEVADLFAKAAKLSGEFSWRMPLAKEYKAALKSGVADLANCNYRADAHAIFAALFLQEFVNKPWVHVDFAGPAFERSSGRGTGHHVRTLVNLVLALSGEQLSL from the exons ATGTACACTaattacctacccc GGTGTTCTATCGGACTCGAATCTCCTGGCAATTGCGGATTAACCTCTTTTTGCACTTGCCAAGACCCACAAATTCTCGGCCG CAACACCTTGGAGCATATTACGGTGAACCCAGACGGCGCATTCACAGTGGACCTTGTGCTCGGATGTGGAAAGAAGAGCGAGTTTGCTCTGACTGATCTCCACGGTCTAACAAAGACTGTAGCCAAGCACAAAGTTGAAAAGGCTGCTCTGGTCCTGGAAGGCCTAGAGACGGACTTTATAGAGGGATTCCTAACTGGAGTACTCGCAGATTTGGCGGTTGATAACAGGTTCAAGAAGGATGGCAAACATGATTATGATCTCAAGGACGTCCTCGTATTTCACTCTGACAAGGACGTTGAACACACTGAAGAG AGATCCAAAGTATTTGCATCAGCCATGCACCTTACAAAGGAGCTCGTTACATCACCCCCAAATTATGCAACTACAACCTCTGTTGCCAATTTCCTCGAGACACACTTTAAAGGACTGGGTCTTGAATTCAAAGTCttggaaaaggatgaatgtgaGAGGCTGGGAATGGGAGCATATTTGGCAGTTTCACAGGGAAGTGCGCATCCTCCAAAGTTCCTTCATGCAACCTACAAGGGTGAAGGTCCAATCAAGAAGAAGATTGCCTTTGTAGGAAAGGGTATCATGTTTGACGCTGGAGGTTACAACGTCAAGAACGCCACAACTCTGATTCATTTGATGAAATTCGATATGGGCGGGATGGCTACTGTATTTGGGGCAGCTGAGGCAATTGCAAAATTGAAGCCAAAACACGTTGAGGTCCACTTTATATCGGCAACCTGTGAGAACATGGTCGACGCAAATTCCTACAGACCTGGTGATATTGTCACCGCTTCCAATGGAAAGACCATCGAGGTCATAAATACAGATTGTGAAGGTCGTATGACCCTTGCTGATGCCTTGTGTTATGCCGACAACTTGGATGTAGACATGATCCTGGATATTGCCACTCTAACTGGTACACAGATTGTCGCCCTTG GTCAACGCTATTCCGGGTTTTACGCCTCAAATGAGGAGGTGGCGGATCTGTTCGCTAAAGCAGCCAAGCTTTCCGGCGAATTCTCCTGGAGAATGCCACTGGCAAAAGAGTACAAAGCGGCTCTAAAGTCCGGGGTTGCAGATCTGGCCAATTGCAATTACAGGGCGGATGCTCATGCAATATTTGCCGCTTTATTTCTCCaggaatttgtaaat AAACCCTGGGTGCATGTCGACTTTGCGGGTCCAGCATTCGAACGATCATCTGGAAGAGGAACTGGACACCATGTTAGGACGCTGGTGAACCTCGTCTTGGCACTTTCGGGGGAGCAATTGTCCCTGTAG
- a CDS encoding signal peptide-containing protein (encoded by transcript BEWA_003510A), which translates to MRIIAILWTVYLVGVCNCGDDTNVTKDVLKGTEDNVTNPGQSDQHTSLASKVDTSLFDVESSVEGNVPVLKLTAKEGTSTNRLLYDGQTVWEDDNKLCLSAILYMDEGKPTMTAIKAKGVKGGANFTLYRYHDGKKWKDEREFQHKNKLAELRKKYKHATPSTLDLSNPDTSKLDVHTETESGVSFKGYTPKNGYHISSVLYGESSVWKVEAGQKCKLVESYAKYEITILRLEISESSETKSKYFEKTDGEWNELKKDQFYEKAKALIGESGKNASLNISTPNSSQCQSFDYYYDDNHIKLMVPKKNVSVSKLMNSLENVCILSAGETFDHVKVYLNKDGQPELVLVASNFSSDIKYNYFAKNGTKWECTLKYTEKLKALKIVPAKKTDISIDLNKAEDTNGCIVFNVEPLYVQTRFHLPKPDYHANEVKDGSKKIWKPSGDERCTSCVVYSNNNAHLLSLFIKDGENHDHKYFEKNGSNWKEISKDEFDKKYDEMKDTAVRSS; encoded by the coding sequence atgaggattATAGCAATACTATGGACAGTGTATTTGGTAGGAGTATGTAACTGTGGAGATGATACTAATGTTACAAAAGATGTGTTAAAGGGTACAGAGGATAATGTAACTAATCCAGGCCAGTCTGATCAGCATACTTCCTTGGCTTCCAAAGTAGACACTTCCTTATTTGATGTAGAGAGCTCTGTTGAGGGCAATGTTCCAGTTCTCAAGCTCACAGCCAAGGAAGGTACATCTACAAACAGGCTTTTATACGATGGTCAGACAGTTTGGgaagatgataataaaCTATGTCTCTCAGCTATCTTGTATATGGACGAAGGAAAGCCTACCATGACCGCCATAAAAGCTAAAGGCGTTAAGGGTGGTGCTAATTTTACTCTCTACAGATACCATGACGGTAAGAAGTGGAAGGATGAGAGAGAATTTCAACATAAAAATAAGCTGGCTGagctgaggaagaagtaTAAACATGCAACACCTTCTACTTTAGACCTTTCTAACCCAGATACCTCCAAGTTAGATGTGCATACAGAAACAGAATCCGGAGTATCCTTCAAGGGgtatactccaaagaatggCTATCATATATCTTCTGTTCTTTATGGTGAATCTAGTGTTTGGAAAGTTGAAGCGGGCCAGAAGTGTAAACTTGTGGAATCTTATGCCAAATATGAGATAACAATTCTTCGTCTAGAAATTTCCGAGAGTAGTGAGACCAAGTCcaaatactttgagaagactgatggagaatggaatgagctCAAGAAGGATCAGTTTTATGAGAAAGCAAAGGCATTgattggagaatctggaaagaaTGCTTCTCTAAATATTTCTACTCCAAATTCATCTCAATGTCAGTCCTTCGACTATTACTATGATGATAACCACATTAAACTAATGGTtccaaagaagaatgtTAGCGTCTCTAAGCTCATGAACAGTCtagaaaatgtttgtattcTTTCAGCTGGAGAAACATTTGATCATGTTAAAGTGTACCTTAATAAAGATGGTCAGCCAGAGCTAGTTCTTGTTGCAAGCAACTTTTCTTcagatataaaatacaattactttgcaaagaatggaacGAAGTGGGAATGTACATTAAAGTATACTGAAAAGTTGAAGGCTCTAAAGATTGTTCCAGCTAAAAAAACCGACATTTCCATTGATTTAAATAAAGCAGAGGACACAAATGGATGCATAGTGTTCAATGTTGAACCGCTGTATGTACAGACACGTTTTCATTTACCAAAGCCAGACTATCATGCCAATGAAGTCAAGGATGGTAGTAAGAAGATATGGAAAccctctggagatgaaagATGTACATCCTGTGTCGTATACTCCAATAATAATGCTCATTTACTATCACTTtttataaaggatggagaaaaTCATGATCataaatactttgaaaagaatggcAGTAACTGGAAGGAGATAAGTAAGGATGAATTTGACAAAAAATACGATGAGATGAAAGATACAGCTGTTAGGAGCTCCTAA
- a CDS encoding signal peptide-containing protein (encoded by transcript BEWA_003520A) gives MRGTVLVIILGLLLCYSQRLASCAVLDISQVDELFYDQFEYYYDYVHTKMFNPIVGVSITSVKEGPVTLWDVGPGEICPIVTIRLKDNEPILVNITIYGRERYMIYLLKQEGRWSSDPVNTKEKLYMEFDKLKTIPAQIIPFTLNLTAMSGIEFDIFELAIFSLSSWLYVPKVAFSITEIGDGGDVIWKANEDERRCTSVFAHLKDGSPYLLYFLVKGADDSRKRQYYYKDGSKWIRTTFSEINDKLEDLLDALVSDIDTPPLSEDEVSDMDGG, from the coding sequence ATGCGTGGGACTGTATTAGTGATTATTCTCGGTTTACTCTTGTGTTACTCCCAAAGACTAGCATCATGTGCAGTCTTGGACATATCACAGGTTGATGAACTGTTTTATGATCAATTTGAATACTACTATGACTACGTGCATACCAAAATGTTTAATCCTATAGTAGGTGTTTCTATCACGTCCGTAAAAGAGGGTCCTGTGACCTTATGGGATGTTGGACCGGGAGAAATATGTCCAATTGTTACTATCCGTCTCAAGGACAACGAACCAATCTTGGTAAATATTACAATTTATGGTCGTGAAAGATACATGATTTATCTGCTAAAGCAAGAGGGAAGATGGAGCTCTGACCCTGTGAACACAAAGGAAAAGCTATACATGGAGTTTGACAAACTTAAAACCATTCCGGCACAGATTATTCCCTTCACTCTAAACCTGACCGCTATGAGTGGAATTGAATTTGACATATTTGAGCTTGCGATTTTTTCACTATCGAGTTGGTTGTATGTTCCAAAAGTGGCGTTTTCCATCACTGAGATAGGGGATGGAGGAGATGTCATATGGAAGGCAAATGAGGACGAGAGGCGCTGCACTTCTGtatttgcacatttaaaggatggaagTCCGTATCTCCTATACTTCTTGGTCAAAGGCGCCGATGATTCGCGGAAGAGACAGTACTACTACAAGGATGGGTCCAAGTGGATTCGTACAACATTTAGTGAGATCAATGATAAACTCGAGGACCTTTTGGATGCTCTAGTCAGCGATATTGACACGCCTCCACTTTCAGAAGATGAAGTTTCTGATATGGACGGTGGATAG
- a CDS encoding hypothetical protein (encoded by transcript BEWA_003530A) → MRTFAFLFLLAKFGSSVGGLENVEDLLGVSLGSLETSNDVSAFFTRLESQLSLRHAELEGLPSSRRLELAALRRELTDESLVSKVAKVEHDSKVKEVELRHEVDLLVGKKLSTLAHLFLLHLKVHAHVEDLAKRLKVARLALGEMNRKFSGSTVKVFLEALEEQISFYSRSDLLGNPEHPGVAHVNYLKDLVEKAKAKLEKEEGLVLEQVKEEKLLSLEHRDAKAELARLQHALLHNATPEEEEEMVHLMNRFKPVGEPLVFHFNLPESPLLVDVEKFVGLAHEAKLAEEEAKKSALSLELDAALGRLEELKLRLDGFVIDKTKLEVLDLLRWLESNPDFKLLDKWPGSEYLENLHALVHRADYERLLKEKELAVARDHREALGRELDGMKARLEVLRGRLNGENLTEKTKNEVLGLLAKVRGNPEFRNTPQWPGPGYLNGFEALLAKAEEEKAAHLERLRATKERRDAVGVDLASHNVFTLELQHHLEGYLDADLTVDRANLNLDAVSLDD, encoded by the coding sequence ATGAGGACATTTGCATTCCTTTTCTTGCTCGCCAAGTTTGGCTCCAGCGTAGGAGGTCTCGAGAACGTCGAAGATCTTCTCGGTGTCTCTTTGGGTTCCTTGGAGACATCTAACGACGTCTCCGCATTTTTCACCCGCTTGGAGTCACAACTCTCATTGCGGCACGCTGAGCTCGAGGGACTTCCCTCCTCCAGACGTTTGGAGCTCGCTGCTCTTCGCAGAGAACTCACCGACGAATCGCTCGTCTCCAAGGTCGCAAAGGTTGAGCATGACTCAAAGGTCAAGGAAGTAGAGCTTAGACACGAGGTTGACCTCTTGGTTGGAAAGAAGCTCTCCACATTGGCTCATCTATTCTTGCTTCACTTGAAGGTCCACGCTCATGTTGAGGACCTCGCCAAGAGACTAAAGGTTGCTCGTCTCGCTCTCGGCGAGATGAACAGGAAGTTCTCTGGCTCAACCGTCAAGGTCTTCCTCGAGGCATTGGAGGAGCAGATCAGCTTCTACTCGAGATCCGATCTCCTTGGCAACCCAGAGCATCCAGGTGTAGCCCATGTCAACTACCTCAAGGACTTGGTTGAGAAGGCCAAGGCTAAattggaaaaggaagaggGGCTGGTCCTTGAACAGGTTAAGGAAGAGAAACTCTTGTCCCTGGAGCACCGCGACGCCAAGGCGGAACTCGCCAGGCTTCAACATGCACTCTTGCACAATGCCACCCcagaagaggaggaagagatggTACACTTGATGAACAGATTTAAGCCAGTTGGAGAGCCACTCGTCTTCCACTTCAACCTACCAGAGTCTCCCCTCTTGGTAGATGTTGAGAAGTTCGTTGGCTTGGCCCATGAGGCTAAACTCGCTGAAGAAGAAGCCAAGAAATCTGCACTTTCTCTTGAGCTTGATGCTGCTTTGGGCAGATTGGAGGAACTAAAGTTGCGTTTGGATGGATTCGTTATTGACAAGACCAAGTTGGAGGTCTTGGACCTCTTGCGCTGGTTGGAATCCAACCCAGATTTCAAGCTTTTGGACAAGTGGCCAGGTTCTGAATACTTGGAGAACCTCCATGCTCTCGTCCACAGGGCCGATTATGAGCGTCTCttgaaggaaaaggaactTGCCGTTGCCAGGGATCACCGTGAGGCTTTGGGAAGGGAGTTGGATGGAATGAAGGCCAGACTCGAGGTTCTCAGAGGCAGACTCAATGGAGAGAACTTGACAGAGAAGACCAAGAATGAAGTCTTGGGCTTGTTGGCCAAGGTCAGGGGCAACCCAGAATTCAGGAATACTCCACAATGGCCTGGACCAGGTTACCTCAACGGCTTTGAAGCTTTGCTAGCCAAGGCCGAGGAGGAGAAGGCTGCCCACCTTGAACGTCTCAGAGCTACAAAGGAAAGGAGAGACGCTGTTGGTGTGGACTTGGCCTCCCACAATGTCTTCACACTTGAGCTCCAGCACCACCTTGAGGGATATTTGGATGCTGACCTCACTGTTGACAGAGCCAACCTAAACTTGGATGCTGTTTCTCTTGATGATTAG
- a CDS encoding signal peptide-containing protein (encoded by transcript BEWA_003540A) — MKAFLFVLVVARLGSAGDQDKTPGAKLRQPIASQGRDVTQEVVNAVKRLEELKLRLDENVIESTKHEVVALVEKLRSDFDYRGVPQWPGDLYLNEFTKLIQEAEKKKKENSGKLEEARKAREALSQELIERNNFALNLQHGLEQFLKQDLTVDRTKLNLDAVAFPDEEEERDAVSADLVATKARLEELRQFIDEEMVDEVKYEVLVSVATLRLNPEYRTRKEWPGDGYLDTFVDLVRKAEAKKREKEKPAPTTPKNPEEPKKQQEKKADSFYMSGISLSMLALALAVALRI; from the coding sequence ATGAAGGCTTTTTTATTCGTTTTGGTGGTTGCAAGGCTGGGATCGGCGGGGGACCAGGACAAGACCCCGGGAGCGAAACTCAGGCAGCCCATAGCTTCCCAGGGACGGGACGTGACACAGGAAGTTGTTAATGCAGTCAAGCGTTTGGAGGAACTAAAGTTGCGTTTGGATGAAAACGTCATCGAGAGTACAAAGCATGAGGTGGTTGCGCTGGTGGAAAAACTCAGGTCAGACTTTGACTACAGAGGTGTTCCGCAGTGGCCCGGAGATTTGTACTTGAATGAGTTCACAAAGCTTATCCAGGAAGctgagaagaagaaaaaggaGAATAGCGGGAAGCTTGAAGAGGCGCGCAAGGCAAGAGAAGCCTTGAGCCAAGAGTTGATTGAACGCAACAACTTTGCACTGAACTTGCAACATGGACTTGAACAATTCCTGAAGCAGGACTTGACTGTCGACAGAACCAAGCTCAATTTGGACGCAGTAGCGTTTCctgatgaagaggaagagagagATGCAGTGAGCGCGGATCTTGTTGCCACAAAGGCCAGACTAGAGGAGCTGAGGCAGTTTATAGACGAAGAGATGGTAGATGAAGTAAAGTATGAAGTGCTTGTATCGGTAGCAACTCTGAGGTTGAATCCAGAGTACAGAACACGTAAAGAATGGCCCGGAGATGGTTATCTTGACACCTTTGTCGATTTGGTCAGGAAAGCAGAGGCCAAGAAACGTGAGAAGGAAAAGCCTGCTCCCACTACTCCTAAAAATCCTGAGGAACCCAAGAAACAACAAGAGAAAAAGGCGGACTCATTCTACATGTCCGGCATCTCCCTTTCAATGCTAGCCCTAGCATTGGCTGTAGCTTTAAGAATTTGA
- a CDS encoding hypothetical protein (encoded by transcript BEWA_003550A): MTTMSSFYEPLGKSLSKLKNNIANTFKRYSNMREDVHVEEENTPSDLGNSRPLSLSQLNSTNDEIVAKEVSKVAEVRGVHSGDAEEELKNEYIKKVGKDFTQVGLKTYIEAVKDAKRFRERCFYTLSRRPYADYESQETPTSAPEPEAHTDYTRELDKSAYNTPLKVSRRTALDTPSKESILREMLGEQVSVQKEADEVMSYDEKLRVLQRIGIGDDYIANKVCSRYTPSREPKFGKLKPLTAFSMYARQSNMEENISQEFKAAELDTPIRIFTPTRTNEESSSVFKQISSTLDKSRSTSDSGNLLFLPIST, from the coding sequence ATGACAACGATGAGCTCATTTTACGAGCCTTTGGGCAAGTCGCTCTCTAAATTAAAGAACAATATCGCAAATACCTTCAAAAGGTACAGTAATATGCGGGAAGATGTCCACGTTGAGGAGGAGAACACGCCCAGTGACCTCGGCAATTCGAGGCCTTTGAGTTTAAGTCAACTGAACAGCACAAACGATGAAATAGTGGCCAAGGAGGTCTCCAAAGTAGCAGAAGTCAGAGGCGTGCACTCTGGAGACGCAGAAGAGGAGCTGAAAAATGAGTACATTAAAAAGGTTGGAAAGGACTTTACACAAGTTGGACTGAAAACGTACATTGAGGCAGTAAAGGATGCAAAAAGGTTTAGGGAGCGATGCTTTTACACACTCTCGCGTAGACCGTACGCGGATTACGAGTCCCAGGAGACTCCAACGTCTGCTCCGGAACCTGAAGCACACACTGACTATACCAGGGAACTGGATAAATCAGCCTATAATACGCCCCTAAAAGTATCCAGAAGAACTGCACTTGATACTCCTTCAAAGGAGTCGATACTCAGGGAAATGCTTGGGGAACAGGTCTCTGTTCAAAAGGAAGCTGACGAAGTAATGAGTTATGATGAAAAGCTGCGGGTCCTACAACGTATAGGAATTGGCGACGACTATATCGCCAATAAAGTTTGTAGCCGTTATACACCGTCAAGAGAACCAAAGTTTGGCAAATTGAAGCCACTCACCGCCTTTAGCATGTACGCTAGGCAGAGCAACATGGAGGAGAATATATCGCAAGAGTTTAAAGCTGCAGAGTTGGATACCCCTATACGGATCTTTACCCCAACTAGGACAAACGAGGAATCTTCTAGTGTTTTTAAGCAGATTTCTTCCACGCTGGACAAGAGTCGTTCCACAAGTGATTCCGGGAATTTGCTCTTTCTACCAATTTCTACCTAG
- a CDS encoding hypothetical protein (encoded by transcript BEWA_003560A): MDTRDDYPKIDFSRKPNKDLTVEKYVGGGDTTFMVTRDETGLPKGFFKYIHKPNKEITLNGYIQRGARIGTGVPIYKVTEASIYYWSGKPDKPILLGITTTSGDRQPKYYSRGDGSGLSWMNAPVADKNLNELDALDEQNCKINKAIPLNIQGPQSASIPKESKATCLKTTRRIEQVTILPPNNPPGSDYVTTAYMTTDLDTRISRVTYRNQSTDINLTKQGPVSQMRLYSYPATNQVPLMLEFKPSGSGTSSWFYSKGTSGISWGETGDGDGFYNKEGTPEPTDALSDKLDEVLCEHHNNVTLDISYGNSSSGEKYCCGKHQTVHFQEMQINGKGSLGQTKVHKYSINGTAFNLAGLKYYENDSSTGTRKRKKIILTTQFPISVNSIYVFYCKENKPVLIYVASRSFPAKGWYRSDRSSDEKPWKKSSGKLPGEPLENLNCQQRAALREVLEKRGCGNFGVCQEPSQSTRPQYIQTSPSVDPGLGSVSQEYEESDSDEPQSQPPPSSQQPHGHVLSSGTGNTGDSTQPLSQVQYDSPVDNSGGAGGGSGTPPQAGLVAAKQQGPPGKADEAELRPKSNSGEGDTNPTDKQTLSADLDTEAIDYFIKTFEACAPLGKPKMLPEEQTGKATADVVGKADTAGRGLGEPWKAIGEAVITLIKLGLTGSAALGLGKGLLAGGKDGVKANVVEASRDSNRTQDEYTAPLTTKPGATHPEPAPSAGPSKATEETCHAFLWGIN, encoded by the exons ATGGATACTAGAGATGACTATCCAAAAATTGATTTTTCCCGGAAGCCAAATAAAGATTTAACTGTAGAAAAATATGTTGGTGGAGGTGACACCACCTTTATGGTTACCAGAGATGAAACTGGTCTACCGAAAGGGTTCTTCAAATATATCCACAAACCTAATAAAGAAATCACGCTAAACGGTTATATACAACGTGGAGCTAGGATAGGAACGGGAGTACCCATATATAAGGTCACAGAGGCTTCCATTTACTACTGGAGTGGAAAACCGGATAAACCAATCCTCCTTGGAATTACCACTACTAGTGGTGATAGACAACCAAAGTACTATAGCAGAGGTGATGGATCAGGTCTGTCTTGGATGAATGCTCCAGTGGCTGATAAAAATCTGAATGAGCTAGATGCACTCGATGAACAGAATTGCAAGATCAACAAGGCTATCCCTTTAAATATACAGGGCCCTCAATCTGCTTCTATTCCTAAAGAGTCTAAAGCTACTTGTCTAAAGACTACCAGAAGGATAGAACAGGTTACAATTCTACCTCCAAACAACCCTCCTGGGAGTGATTATGTTACTACAGCATATATGACTACTGATCTCGACACAAGGATATCCAGAGTTACCTATAGGAACCAGTCTACTGATATTAATCTCACTAAACAGGGCCCTGTTTCTCAAATGAGGCTCTATTCCTATCCAGCTACTAACCAAGTACCCCTTATGCTGGAATTCAAGCCATCTGGTAGTGGAACATCTTCTTGGTTTTATAGTAAAGGCACTAGTGGAATTAGTTGGGGAGAAACCGGCGATGGTGATGGATTCTATAATAAGGAAGGTACCCCTGAGCCTACTGATGCCCTTTCTGATAAGCTTGATGAGGTACTCTGTGAACACCATAACAATGTCACTTTGGATATATCCTATGGCAATTCTAGTTCAGGAGAAAAATATTGTTGTGGGAAACATCAAACTGTACACTTTCAGGAAATGCAAATTAATGGCAAAGGTAGCTTGGGCCAAACTAAAGTTCACAAATACTCCATAAACGGCACAGCTTTTAACTTAGCTGGTCTTAAGTATTACGAGAATGATTCTAGTACTGGTACaagaaagaggaagaagataatTTTGACTACACAATTTCCAATCTCGGTAAATAGTATCTATGTGTTCTACTGCAAAGAGAATAAGCCAGTTCTAATTTATGTTGCAAGTAGAAGCTTTCCAGCTAAAGGTTGGTACAGGAGTGATAGATCTAGCGACGAAAAACCATGGAAAAAAAGTTCTGGAAAACTCCCTGGCGAACCCCTTGAGAATCTTAACTGTCAGCAACGGGCTGCGCTCAGAGAGGTACTTGAAAAGCGTGGCTGTGGTAACTTTGGGGTTTGCCAAGAACCTTCACAATCTACTCGACCACAATATATACAAACATCACCAAGTGTTGATCCTGGACTTGGATCAGTGTCCCAAGAAtatgaagaatctgattCTGATGAACCACAATCTCAACCTCCACCCTCTTCTCAACAACCTCATGGTCATGTACTCTCTTCAGGTACTGGAAATACTGGTGATTCTACTCAACCCCTATCTCAAGTACAATATGATTCTCCTGTTGATAACTCTGGTGGTGCTGGAGGAGGCTCCGGTACTCCTCCCCAAGCTGGTCTTGTAGCTGCTAAACAACAAGGACCTCCTGGTAAAGCTGATGAAGCTGAATTGAGACCTAAAAGTAATTCTGGTGAAGGTGATACAAACCCTACCGATAAACAGACTTTGTCTGCTGATCTAGATACTGAAGCCATAGATTACTTTATCAAAACATTTGAAGCATGTGCTCCTCTAGGTAAACCTAAAATGCTCCCTGAAGAACAAACTGGAAAAGCTACTGCTGATGTTGTTGGTAAAGCTGATACAGCTGGAAGAGGTCTTGGTGAACCATGGAAAGCTATTGGTGAAGCAGTAATTACTCTTATTAAGCTTGGATTAACTGGATCAGCTGCCCTTGGATTGGGTAAGGGTCTACTTGCTGGTGGTAAGGATGGAGTTAAGGCCAACGTAGTTGAAGCTAGTAGAGATAGTAATAGAACTCAAGATGAATATACTGCTCCTCTTACTACTAAACCTGGAGCTACCCATCCTGAACCTGCTCCTTCTGCTGGACCTTCTAAAGCTACTGAAGAA ACATGCCATGCATTCCTTTGGGGCATTAATTAA